Part of the Zhongshania aliphaticivorans genome, TTTATATGCACTTAATTAAGAACAAGTAACTTCTCTTCCTTTTCGTTCGGAACAACATTGCCTTTATCACCTAAATCAGCAACATCTGTAGTAAACAAACTTAAATCTACACTCTCCCCAATCATCAAATCGTCACGGGTCGCAAATCTCGGTTTGAACAGCCAAATTAACAGAGGTAACACAACGAGGGAGAGAATCATGTTGATCAACATAATGGCGACTAGAAGCAAGCCCATATCAGCCATAAATTTCAAGTCAGATAAGATGTACCAAGGCATAATGCCAAGCAACATGATAGAAGCGGTGAACATAATTGCCTTACCCGTAGTAGTGATAGAGGTAGTGATTGCATTAGCCCAGCCGACTTCATCTGAATATTCTTCACATATTCGCGACATAAGATAAATGCCATAGTCGATACCCACACCCACCCCAAGAACAGCAACCATGACGGAGTTAATATCCAAGCCGATGCCAAGAATATGCATTGTTGCTGAAAGCATAAAATTGGAGAGATTGACCGGAATCAATACAATAATCGCCGCCACAAAGGACTTGTAGGCAAAGGCAACCACACCAAATATGGCGACATTAAGAAGTGCTAATATCAACCAGTGATATCGACTAACAACGGAGTTCATTGCCTGTTGCAAAGCAATGGTTCCGGAGCCCATTCGCACGGTAAATTCTGGATGATCAACACCCACTATGTCGACGGCACGTTGAGCACTAGCCAAAGCAGCGTTTACCGTTTCTTGTTTATTGTCCTTATACCAAAGTGAGATCGTTGAATTTTGGAATTCAAAATCAGAAATATGTGAAAAGTTGATCGGGTTTGTCCCAAACACCACTGCAGTCCCCGCAGCACGGATCGCTGACGCTGTTGGATCTAATGGCAACCACTTTGGATCCCCCCCCGAAAACAGCCTATTCGCCTCCATCATATAGTCCGAAAACGATAGGGTTGCCCGAGGTGCGAGCACAGGGTCATTTTCCACGAGTGACTGTATTTGCAAAGCCGCCTCAACGACCCCAGGAGTTCGGGCTACGCGATTGTTCACATCCCGGGTTTTAGCTTCTAGAATAATTTCTAGTGTATTTACACCGGGAAAGTGATCATTAACTGCACGAATGGCCGTATTGTAATCTGACTCTTCCCATAATAAATTTGAACCCTCAACCGGATTACCAATTTCAATTTTCATTGCAATAGCTACGGCGGCTACCCCTACAGCAGCAGTGACAATTGTCGTCAATTTTGCAGCCTTACCATGGGTGCATTTAGCCAGTATATGTAAAGTCTTAAGCTGCAATGCCTGAATACCTGTTGGATCTTGCTGCGAAGACAAACGGTTAATATTACGAGGAGTGGGTAAATACGATAAGACAACCGATATCAAAAAGACGCCCGTTGGAATAATACAGAAAGCCCAGAAACCACAGAACAATGCAAATCGCTCCATTGCCGGTATCGGCGCAAGCGCAATAAATACAATACCTAAGGCATCCGTGATAACACCTAAAATTGATGGCGCCATCATAACGCCCATTGCCACTTCAGCAGACTTTCTCTTATCCTGAAGATGAGCGTAAATCTCGTAGTACCGCTCACTAAATTGAACACAGTGGGAGAAGGAACGCGCAACCAACAGCAGAGGCACAATCATTAGCAGTGGCTCAATCGGTGCTGATATCCACCCAACCAAGCCAAACCCCCAAATTGCCGCAACAGAGCTACATATAATCGGCGTTAAAGTCCCTGCTATATTTCTCATATACAGTGCCAAGGCCACAACTAGCGCAAGCAGAGTAATACCAAAAATCATATAGGTTTGTTCTTGGAGCTTATACACCCACCCAGTGAGCACCGGTTGGCCTACCACATAGATTTCGTGATTTTCATCTCGGTACTGTTCAGCTAATTTCTGTACATGTTCAAAAACAACATCGTAATCTAGTAAGTTTTCTAAAAAAGCAGCAGTTATAATTGTGGCAGTTTCGTCACCAGAAACATAAAAGGTGCGCACATTAGGACTCTGCTCTACTCGACGCCGAAAGTCTTCTAGTGCCAAAGCAGTTGATGGCACTGTATCATCCATTAGTGGCCGCATATCAACACCATTCGGTGTCGCTTCTGCATAACGGGCCTTTTCAGTAGCAATAGAAATAAGGGAGTCGTGGTTTATGCCAGGGGTTAAATCGATGGCACGTGTAAACTCCCATACTTTACTTAAGGTATTGGTATTATAAATATCACCATCTGTACGCTTTATCATAACGGTAACCGTAAGTGGGTTACCAAAATTAGGATGATCACTAAAGACTTGTACGTAAGGGTCATCCTTAGGCAACAGATCAGAAAATATGGTTTTTATTGTCAGGCCTTTCATACCAATGGCAAAAAAGACCGTGACACAAAGGAAAAATATTACTGCAATAAGTCTGTTACGCATCACCCATGCTGCTAGGCGAAATCGGTAATTATCCATTATTAATCCCTATATTCTTATAATACTATTTTATTTATTCTCAACTTATTAGGTTCTGAAAACACTGCTAAACAACGATTTTTATTTCAGCACCTGCAAAATTTTCACTCACAATAATTTGACAAGACAGCCTCTGGGAAGAGTCTCCCTCCGCTGCAAAGTCAAGCATGGCAGCTTCCATTTCGTCTGCCTCGCCAAACAAAGCGGGGTTATTCTCATCCATATAAATTCGGCACGTTCCACAAGCACAACAACCGCCGCAATCTGCATCAACCCCTTCCACCATATTATTTTTAGCTACAGACATCAGGCTATCACCAATCTTTGCCTCAACTACTTTTTTAATCCCACTGCTTTCTATGAAAGTCATTTCAATTGTGTTCTTATTTTCACTCACAGACTTATTTTCCCAACATTTTCTATTAACATTTATCTATAACGCCAACAATTAACCTGCGACGTTCATAATTACTGCCATTTTTTCATGGTCAATTTCCAAGACATCTCCACCTTCTTTTTCAAAACGGCGCCATGCTATTTGTATTGGATTTTGTGTAGAGGTGACCATTGGATGAGACCTAGGATGATAGTATTTACCAAATACTGGCAACGCAGATTGCAAAAATCTAGCCAGCGTAAAAAAACAGAATCCCATTTTTTTAACAGCAGAAAATGGATTTCTTAACCAGCCTTCATGCTTCGCCATTGCCCAAAAACACTGTATTGTTTCGCTAGCAATATGACTTAAGGCATAAAGTACCATCCACTTCCGGTACCACTCATGCTCACCGTAAAGATGCTTATAAACTTCAAATGCGACAGCTCCGTGTTCAACCTCTTCAACTTGATGCCATAACCAAAGCGCTTTCATTACGCCATCACCTTCTTTGAACCACTGATCATGCTTATCAAGAATGATCATGCCACCTAAAAACGTGAAGGTTTCATAGCCCGCCGTGAACCCAAGCAACCTCTTCATATCATCTTTTTTGGCGTGCTCTGAAAAATATTTCATTGCCTTTTTATCTAGTACACCTATCGCAGGATAACGTTTTGCTAACCACTTATTTAAAGCGATAAAATTTTTAGCGTGATGTCCCTCTTGGCCAATAATGGCCGAAACATCACGCAATAATTTCTCGTCAGTAATTTTCTTTTTGGCACTAGACATCGCCTTTACTAAATAACGCTCAAAATAAGGAACATGAACCCCTAGCGCGTTAATAAACATAGAAAATTCGGGTTTGGTTCGGCTCCACAGCGGGTCATTGAACTCAACTTTGTCGTAGTCAAACGTCAACGGCCTAACGGGAAAGTCGTCCATTGGGTGGGAGCTGGGTTGTGTATTCATAGCTACTCTCCATAATTCTTATGTGAGTAGAATTACATAAGAAATGGAATACATAGCAGGCCGATAGGTTGGGTTTCTAGTTTAGAGGCAATGCCAGCCAGACCAAAAGGTTGGCAAATTCACTAAACATTATTATTATTTTAATAAATTCAATGACTTACAAACAATAAAAAATAAGAATATAACACTGACATGACGAAACAATCGGAGGATTTACCATTCTGAAAGGGTTGTATTGTATTAAAAAAAGAACAATCAAAGCGGGAAAAACACTCGCCCCAATTAAATAAGATTGATATTGCGTGCATAAGCAGCAGCGGCAGTTCTACTTCTAACCTCAACCTTTTGGTAGATATTATGTAGATGCCATTTAACTGTCGCCGTAGAGAGAACTAATTCTTTAGCAATTTCATTGTTAGCCATTCCGGCGCCAATAAGCTTAAGTATGTCTATTTCACGGCCTGTTAGCTCCTGGCATCGCTCATCTTGAGCAAGGGATTTATTGTTGTTCGCTGCCTCAAGCTCCCCGCCTGTGAGTAACATAAGCAAACGATCAACGAAATCGTGTTTCACCTTCAATTCATCGCTCTGAGCAACATTAGAGCGCTTCGATCGTATATCTTCAAGAAGTGGTACAACAAAGCGGCCTGAAATCACTATCGGGTAGGCATGATCTTCCTGCGAGGCCAGTTTTACGACCTTATCCAGCTCACGAACACCTTCTTTTTTCTTACCAAGCTGCCACAGTGCCACCGCCTTCAATGTCTTCAAAGTGTATTGAAGACGGGCACTATCACGGCGCTTCATTTGCGTTAAATTAATTAGTTTTACAATCGTCTTAAAAGCCAATTCTGCTTGATTATCAGCAATTAATAGCCGTGCTCTCACTATTTTGGATAGCTCATCCATCGCTGGGTATAGTTCTTCAGGAAAACCCACTTCAAGATCACGAAAGAAGTTTGTTCGAATTATCGTTTCCTTGGCCGCTTCGATCTGGTTGTCCCATATTTGTAATTCAATTTCTTCAGCAATAAGACTATAGTGCAAGCGCGGTTGATTAGTACTCAGTGCTGTGTCTTGCCCCTGACGTAAAACCTGACGTGCTTGATCCAACTTTCCTGACCACGCCAACTGGCGAGCCTCATTTCTAATAGCGACCAATAAAAGTTCTACTGGGCCGTATAAAGACATAAAAGGACGACCTGAATAGGAATTTCTCCCAGCCAGATTAAAATTACACTTTTGAACATTTATTTCTGTATTTAGTACATCTGCCATCGTACATAAGTACATATTATTTTCGTCTGCTGGTCCCGCCTTATAAGAAGCTGTCGTGGCATTTTCAAACGCCGCCCGCAGCTTTCCCATTTCTACATTTGCCAAGGTGGCAGAAAACACCGCCCACAAAGAAGCATAGTTGGAACCTGCCTTAATACTAAATTTGTAACCTTCTGCCGCATGAAGGACGCTCTGAGCATAATTGCGCTGTCCGAGCGAAGCATAGGCGAGGCAATTGTGAATAGACGAAATATTAAATGACTCCATTTCTGGCACAGCCACTAACGCGCTTTCACATAATGCGATACTCTTCTCCAAGCCATCGGCACACACTATTGCAATCGCCACGGTGGCTTTGGCCCGCCAATAACACTCCGTTTTATCTTCTTCACTTAATGACCATAAAAATAGACTTGAATCTTCAAGGCCAGCTAAGACCTTTTGACAGAGGTCGACAGCTTGATCTGGATCACGGCTAAATGCACAGGACCAAGCATGATTCAATAGAAGCTGCGGGCTATTTGCATGATACTCAACGGGTAGCCTTCGCATCCAATCCAGTACGGTATAATGATCCCCCTGCAGCAAAACCAAATCCGGTGCTCGGGCAGTAATTAAATCTGCCGCTTTTTCAAAATTTTGAGCTGTGAGGCAATACTGCACTGATTCTGTGAGCATATTTTCATTTTCACACCACTTAGCCGCATTAATACAAATTTCATTATATTTTGCGGGATTGACCTTTCTTAATTCTGATCGCAAGAAATCTGCAAACAAGTGGTGGTATCGAAACCACACTCCTTCACGGTCTTCACAGATAATAAAAATATTGTTCCTGTCTAGGTAATCCAGCATTTCATGGCCATTACCCAACTGGCTTATATGATCACACAGTTTTGCAGAGAACCTTATCAGCGGTGATGACAGTAACAAAAACTCCCTCACTTCCGACGACAAGCCCCGCAAAACTGTTTTCAATAGATACTCTGTCAACGCTTTGTCTTTGCCAGTAAATCCGGAGATAAACCCAGCAACAGATTCGTTTGAGTTAGAGATGGCCAATGCTGCAAGCTGAACTCCGGCAAACCACCCTTCCGTAGAGGTATGCAATGTTTCTGCTGCCCCTGGTGGGCACTCTAAATTGTGTGCTATTTTCAAATAATTGATGATTTCGTCGGTATTCAAGTTGAGCTCGTTTTGCTTGACCTCTGTGATCATCCCTGAAATTTGACGACGACTTAAATCTAAAGGCAAGCGATTTCGACCAGCTAATACAATGCACATGGTTGAGGGTGCATGGGTAATCAATTTATTCCAAAACCGTATAATCTCTGGATTACTAATGTGTTGGAAATCATCGATAAATAAAACGAATTCACTCTTGATGGCAATAATTCTTGCCAACAAGGAATCAAATAACGCCCCATAATCCCGAGAGGGATTGGACTTGAGAAATGCCAGTTCACGTAGGGCACTCTTGGGGTCTAAGCTATAAATACAGGCAATTAGATATTTAGAAAATAGCGAACACTCATTATCATCTTCATCTAGGCTCAACCAACAACATAACTTATTACTCTTTTCGGCATTACTATATAACTCAGCCATGAGGGTACTTTTACCTGACCCCGCAGAGGCAACAATAGTCAGTAACCCTGTCCCCGTTGTGTCACACACGGCGCGCTGAGCAAGCTGATCTCTAATAAGCGCTTCAGCACGAATCCGAGGTGGCTTTAATTTGGTTTCTAATATCTGAAACTGACTAAAGGTTAGTCCAACGGTATTCACTCTTTATTCCTTTATTATTATGCAGAAATCTGTGGTATCACCAACCTAATGACAAGGCATGAATGAAGCCAACGCACTGATAAAATCTACCCAGCACACACGTCGAAATATCTAGATTTCTATCTATACGATAAATCGAAACGCTGAGAATGATCTATAAATTCGCTAGTCGAGTCAAACAGCATTGCGTTAAGTGCCTCGAATATACCGTTTGTGGCACGGTAAAGCTTCATCATTGAACAACTATTTTGCGTTTTTAAGGGCCAGCTATACCTTATACACAACAAAATAATCAAAAATTCTTACAAACCCCAACATTTCGATCGGGTAGCAAACGCCAATATTCCGATACGATACGTCTTACTACTCAATTTAAATAATAAACCCTTGGGCTCCTAGTACAAATCTTCAGTACAGAGTTCGTATCTATCATCATATATGGAACAATAACAATGCAACGTCATTACTCTAGTAAATTAATGCGCCACGGCTTCGCCGGAATACTCGTTTCATTAGTCACCGGATTTATTCTTATTTTTGCCATGCTCGGAGGTGCATCCCTCAGCCCAATCCCCATCCTTATTGAATTTGACGTTCCTGGCACAGTGCAAGGCTGGCGTACTGTCCATATCGGCATGATGATGAACGGTATTATGGCTGTCGCCCTAGCCTGCGCCATGCGCACTGTATACCTCAATGAAACTCAGGCTTTTCGAGTCTTTGGTGGAACGGTGCTCGCGGTTTGGGCTAATTTCATGTTCTATTTTTTTGGTATGTTCGCCCCAAACCACGGACTCACACTAGAAGCCAATGCGCTGGGGGAAGCGAGTATGGCGGGCGCTCTCGCCTTTTTTCCAGCCTTACTCGGTGCCATCACCCTGTTTTACGCGGTTTTCTGTATGCTGCGTGCAGAACCGTCTGACTAATATAAAACTTTATCAATAATACAGTCATCGCTTGAAACATCGCGAAATGGAGAATTTATGAGCATTGTAAACATGAATGACATAGTAAATAAAACGGATGCCGACTACGAGTTTGTCACGACATTTCAGGCCCAAAAGTTGGCATTTGAGAATAATAAATTCCCATCACTCAATGAGCGACGACGTCAGCTTAAAGCCCTAAAAGATGCATTAAAGGATAACAGCGATGAAATCATTAAAGCTCTAGGGCAGGACTTTGGCAGTCGTTGTACCGAGGAAACTCGACTTTCTGAAATAAGCAACAGCATTGGCAATATTGAGTATGCGAGCCGCCATCTAGGAAGCTGGATGCGCTCACGTACAAGGGGCACCGGACTCTGGTTTTTACCTGGCAAAAACACCACCGCACCTCAACCACGAGGGGTTATTGGTATTATAGTGCCTTGGAATTACCCTATTAATATCGCCATTTCTGGCTTGGCCTCTGCCATCGCAGCCGGTAACCGATGCATGGTGAAAATGTCAGAATGCACCCCAGCGTCTGAAAAGTTACTGAAAAAAATCCTTGCGACGGCTTTTAATGAAGACCATATTTCAATTTTTGGCGGTGAAGCCGATGCCGCCGCCGCATTTTCATCACTACCCTTTGATCACCTAATGTTCACGGGATCTACTCGTGTTGGTCGTTACGTCATGACCGCCGCCGCCAAAAACCTCACACCTGTCACCCTCGAGCTTGGCGGCAAAAGCCCCGTTATCGTTCACGATCAATATCCCATTGACGAAGTAGCTAAACGAGTACTTTGGGGCAAGACTTACAATGCCGCACAAACCTGTATTGCTCCTGATTACGCGCTTATCCCCAAGGGGAAGACAGAAGAATTTAAGATTTGGTTATCTCGCCATTTTAAAGACCATTTCCCAGACGGAATCGCATCAAACGACTACACATCAATCATTAACAAAGCAAACTATGACCGGCTAAACAGCTTGGTTAATGAGGCAGAAGCCGATGGTGCAACTATAGTACGTATGGAAGAGCCTACGCCTGCGCATATTCAAAAGCGAAAATTCCCACTGACGCTGATACTCAACCCCAGTCTAGATAGCAAAGTGATGAAAGATGAAATTTTTGGGCCAATATTCCCAATTATTGAAGTGGAATCCACTGACGCGGCAATTGAATTTGTGAACGCTAGAGAGCGGCCACTAGCTCTGTATTTGTTTTCAAACTCTCAGCGCCTTCAAGAGCAGGTACTTGAATCTACCCATGCCGGTGGCGTCACTATCAACGACGTTATGATGCAATATTTGCAGGCCTCCCAACCCTTTGGAGGAATCGGCGCCAGTGGTTTCGGCTCATATCATGGCAAGGAAGGGTTTACTACTTTCTCTCACATCAAACCCGTATTCAGACAACGTGGTTTCGGGAGGTTTACTGGCTTGAAATTACTTTATCCCCCGTACGGTACAATCGGCCGACGCTTAATTTCAATGATGGGGGGTTAGTGATGACCATTGGACTCCACCCCTTTGCGGCAATCAATTTACATTGCGCTACACACCCAAATACAATTGCGGTAAACGATGACAATAATAGTTACACATTTGAGACCTTGCGCAAAAATGCTTGGCAGGCAGTAAATGGCTTCAAAACGCTTGGATTAACGTCACAAGATCGCGTATCAGTGGTATGTAAAAATCGTTATGAAATAATGGTGCTTCTCACCGCTGCATTACTCGGCGGACCGGTGATAGTCCCCATCAACAGACGACTAACTAAAGACGAACTGTGCTGGATAATTAATGATGCACAATCTCAATGCATTGTCATGGACAGTGAAATTGCAGAAACCTTAGGCGATGTGGACATTGCGATTCAATTTGTTCTAAAAGATGCTACCTCAAGCCAAAAATCTTATGGACCTTGTTTCTCAGAATGGCTTGAACAGCAATCCCCCCGAAAGACTGAGCTAATTCTCACTGCAGATCGTGACTACTTACAGGTTTACACCTCCGGCACTAGCGGGTTTCCCAAAGGCGTGGTTCTCACTGAAGGGAATAGCATATCGCAATTAACTTCTCTCACCTTGACCCTTGATATTGCCATACTCGCTGGTGAACGCATGTATCAAGCCCTACCGTTATTTCATGTTGGTGGGATATTTATTTCTCTGATGTGCCTTAGCCGAGGTGCTAGCCTTTTCCTTCGCAGTGAATTTAACCCCGCTGAAACATGTAATTTAATCGCGAAAGAGAGCCTGCAACACGCAGCTCTTGTTCCGGCAATGATTCAAGCCTGCAGCAGCATAGGGGATACTGGCGAAAAAACCTTCAATACACTGAAAAGTATTTTTTATGGCGCCTCTCCCATCAGCGAAACCGTGTTACGAGCTGCCCATCAACATTTTAATTGTGATTTTGTGCAAATCTATGGAATGACTGAAACCCACAGCGTTATATCAATGCTCGGGGCTAGAGACCACCGCGAAATCTTTAATATTGTTGATTCACCGCTAATTCGTTCTGCTGGTCGACCTATACTCGGCACGACCATCGCGATCATCGATTATGATGGTAACGCCGTTAAACAAGGTGATGTGGGTGAGATTAGGGTACGCTCAGACTTAGTTATGAAGGAATACTGGAATAATTCTAAAGCGACTAAAGAGTCAATTCAGGATGGCTATCTACTGACCGGAGATATTGGCCGGATTGATGACCGAGGCTATCTATTCGTTGTTGATCGACTTAAAGATATCATCGTTTCCGGTGGTGAAAATATCGCCTCCTTAGAAGTTGAATCGGTACTCATGCAACATCCAGCCGTTACAGACGCTGCCGTTATCGGTGCCCCACATGAAAAATGGGGGGAAATTGTTCTAGCCCTACTCGTCGTTAACACTGACGTTGATACCGCAGAAATCAACGAATTTACTCGGCGGTATTTATCTGGATTCAAGGTGCCTAAATGCATTCTTTTTATTGACAGCATCCCACGCAATGCCGGAGGTAAAATATTAAAACGTAAACTTCGAGACACTTACTCCACCCTTGATATAAATAATAGTAAGGGGAAATTACAAAATCTTAGGGAAACAGATGAGGCGTTATGAGTTTACCCTCCAATCTCCTTGGTGATAACAAGAGATTGATTACTTTTTTTTACTATCAATCTACAAAATATACAATCTTAAAATACCCGCACTAATCTTTCCCCTCAAGCTATACGCTCTTTTTGTAACAACAATTAGAGCGTATAACACTACACCTCAGCCCTGGGTTTCAACACTCAAAGGTGACGCAAGTCTCACTTCTGCAACTTAAATACAAAGTGCGTATTTTTACTAATAGGTCCGCGCAACACGCATGCAGATAATAGCCCCTCAGCTAAGGATAGTAGAACTATCAATTATCACGTAAACATCAAAAAGTAGTAAACCTTGCCTTGCTAGGAGCTTGACCGGAAGTCATGAAAAGAATTGCGTGTATCAGCACAATTAACGGATTAGAAAACAACGGTGACTTTTCAAGCTCGCTGATGGACCTTTACAATTCAACACGGGTTCATAATAGAGAGAATGATATTACTGGTGTTTTCATTATATCTGGCAGCAATTGTTTGCAAATTATGGAAGGCAATGCAACATCCGTGGCCAATGCAATTTATCGTATGGGAAGAGATAAACGCATTAGCGATTTAAGTGTTGTTATGAATTGCAACGAAGAATCGCCCGAGTATCGCGGCTGGAATATTCGCTTTATTAACGCAGGAACAGGCTCACATCTCGAATTCATAACAAAACTAAAGAAAAAATTAGCCAACAAAATAACAGCTAAAACACGAAGTGATCATGAACGCCTAGCACAACTTTTTAACGATTCTACAAACTCCAAAAAAACTTCAAAAATTACGCCACTCGCTAATACATCAGCAGCAGAAAATTTCAAACCCGCTTCCTCATATAAAAAACATGTCCTATCAATATCTTCTTGGCCACGACCAAACCAATTAAAGATGAGCCCCGAACTCATATCGCTCTGTTCAAACTTAATGCGCAGGCCTATTCATTTCGAAAGAATATTATCTCTTAAAATTTGTGCTTCAGAGAAGAATCTCGTACTAAATCTCGCTGCCTTAGATGATATTGGCTTACTTAAACAGCATATAGACAATGATGCTAAAAACATTAATCAAGCAGATTCAAGAAAGACATCTCCAACAAATACATCATCAACCAGCAGAAAATCCTCAGATAGATTTAGTCGCGTTTTAAGACGCTTCATTGCCACCACAAAGCATTAGGAAATCGCTATACATGGATAATATTTACAACAAATTAGCGATTGTCGGCGAAGTAGGCGCTGGCAAAACTCAGCTAATTAATACCATTAGCGAAATCTCACCTTTTGCAACTGAAGCAAAATCTTCAGTTGATATTGGTAAAGAATACACAACTGTTGGAATCGATTATGGCCGCCTATCATTAGACGCCAATATTGCCCTGGGTTTATTCGGTCTACCGGGCCAAAAACGCTTTTCAATATTATGGGATATGGTTAACACTTCGCTCTGGGGGCTAGTTATACTCGTTAAATTTTCGAAAAATGGCACAAATATCGACTCTCTTCATGATGTTCTCGATCACTTCCAGCCAGCCAAGTCACAAACACCCTTAGTGATAGGAATTAGTCATACCGAACACGCAAGTACGGAAGATATTGACCGTTTATCCGTCATCCTTGAAGACACAATTCTTAGCCATTCGCTATCCGCTCCTATTCTTCCTGTAGATCCAAGATGCATTGAATCATCATTAATGCTTCTACAAGTTCTTGATGCACTAAATTCTGTAAATGAAGACGAAGGAGTCCAATGCGATGGCATTGAGTAAACAATTAACAAGCGATCTGCACCAACTGTTTATCGAATATGCTGAGAACGATTACGCTCTGGATATGATCTCATTAGCAACGACAGATGGATTTCCCGTTCATCATTTTTCCCGCTTACATGATGAACTCGATATTGAAACCATGGCAGCGGCTGCCAGCACGCTATACTCCGTCAGCAATGCCGTCGCAAAACAAATACTATCGAAGCAATTTAAAATTACATTTATAGAATCAGAACAGGGCAATATTGCCTTTGTTTCCTTAAAAATAAACGATCAAGATTTTGTTTTATCCATGTCCGCCAGTAACGCCATGAATATCGCAAACTTGCGCTTATTAATTAATAGACTAGCAACAAAAATATGCACCTTAGATTTACCCAATATAGCGTAATTCATCAACCTTTAATTTTTATTACCATAACAGCTGCATCACATTTTTTCCAAACCAACCAAGTGAGATATTAATTATGAACAATTTAGATACTTCAATGAAAGACATGATGGAAATTGATGGCGCAATGGGATCCGCAATCGTCGACTATACTTCCGGCATGCTATTAGCTTCAGCGGGATCTGGGGTTGACCTTGAAATGGCTGCAGCGGGAAATAGCGAAGTGGTCAAAGCAAAAATCAAAACCATGAAATCACTTGGCATTACTGGAAATATCGAAGATATCTTAATAACTCTGGATACACAGCTTCACATCATACGCCCTAGTAGCACTAACGAAGGCCTATTTCTGTATTTAGTATTAGATAAAAAGAATTCAAACCTTGCACTAGCTCGCCGGAAAACTGCGGATATAGAATCATCTTTACAAAGAGTATAAGAAAATTACGAAAATAGCTTAATATCAGCATAAAAAAAACCCTCATAAAGAGGGTTTTTTTTATGCATAATCATTAGCAGAATAAATCTGCCAACTTTTATTTAATAAACAACATTTCGGCATACTTAGGAAGAGGCCACAAATGATCAGCCACTAAGCTTTCTAATAAATCAGCGTGGCTACGTACCTCATCCATCAAACTACGTAATGTGCCAGCAGCGTACTGCATATGCTCTTCTGTAGAATCAAATTCGTGCACTTCTAGCGCCGAACTCAAAGTTGCAACAGCTGTCATCATTGCGTTAGCCTGCTCTGCCACCGAACTAGCAACACCACTATCTAGGGTA contains:
- a CDS encoding coniferyl aldehyde dehydrogenase, with translation MSIVNMNDIVNKTDADYEFVTTFQAQKLAFENNKFPSLNERRRQLKALKDALKDNSDEIIKALGQDFGSRCTEETRLSEISNSIGNIEYASRHLGSWMRSRTRGTGLWFLPGKNTTAPQPRGVIGIIVPWNYPINIAISGLASAIAAGNRCMVKMSECTPASEKLLKKILATAFNEDHISIFGGEADAAAAFSSLPFDHLMFTGSTRVGRYVMTAAAKNLTPVTLELGGKSPVIVHDQYPIDEVAKRVLWGKTYNAAQTCIAPDYALIPKGKTEEFKIWLSRHFKDHFPDGIASNDYTSIINKANYDRLNSLVNEAEADGATIVRMEEPTPAHIQKRKFPLTLILNPSLDSKVMKDEIFGPIFPIIEVESTDAAIEFVNARERPLALYLFSNSQRLQEQVLESTHAGGVTINDVMMQYLQASQPFGGIGASGFGSYHGKEGFTTFSHIKPVFRQRGFGRFTGLKLLYPPYGTIGRRLISMMGG
- a CDS encoding LuxR C-terminal-related transcriptional regulator; this encodes MNTVGLTFSQFQILETKLKPPRIRAEALIRDQLAQRAVCDTTGTGLLTIVASAGSGKSTLMAELYSNAEKSNKLCCWLSLDEDDNECSLFSKYLIACIYSLDPKSALRELAFLKSNPSRDYGALFDSLLARIIAIKSEFVLFIDDFQHISNPEIIRFWNKLITHAPSTMCIVLAGRNRLPLDLSRRQISGMITEVKQNELNLNTDEIINYLKIAHNLECPPGAAETLHTSTEGWFAGVQLAALAISNSNESVAGFISGFTGKDKALTEYLLKTVLRGLSSEVREFLLLSSPLIRFSAKLCDHISQLGNGHEMLDYLDRNNIFIICEDREGVWFRYHHLFADFLRSELRKVNPAKYNEICINAAKWCENENMLTESVQYCLTAQNFEKAADLITARAPDLVLLQGDHYTVLDWMRRLPVEYHANSPQLLLNHAWSCAFSRDPDQAVDLCQKVLAGLEDSSLFLWSLSEEDKTECYWRAKATVAIAIVCADGLEKSIALCESALVAVPEMESFNISSIHNCLAYASLGQRNYAQSVLHAAEGYKFSIKAGSNYASLWAVFSATLANVEMGKLRAAFENATTASYKAGPADENNMYLCTMADVLNTEINVQKCNFNLAGRNSYSGRPFMSLYGPVELLLVAIRNEARQLAWSGKLDQARQVLRQGQDTALSTNQPRLHYSLIAEEIELQIWDNQIEAAKETIIRTNFFRDLEVGFPEELYPAMDELSKIVRARLLIADNQAELAFKTIVKLINLTQMKRRDSARLQYTLKTLKAVALWQLGKKKEGVRELDKVVKLASQEDHAYPIVISGRFVVPLLEDIRSKRSNVAQSDELKVKHDFVDRLLMLLTGGELEAANNNKSLAQDERCQELTGREIDILKLIGAGMANNEIAKELVLSTATVKWHLHNIYQKVEVRSRTAAAAYARNINLI
- a CDS encoding class I adenylate-forming enzyme family protein, whose translation is MTIGLHPFAAINLHCATHPNTIAVNDDNNSYTFETLRKNAWQAVNGFKTLGLTSQDRVSVVCKNRYEIMVLLTAALLGGPVIVPINRRLTKDELCWIINDAQSQCIVMDSEIAETLGDVDIAIQFVLKDATSSQKSYGPCFSEWLEQQSPRKTELILTADRDYLQVYTSGTSGFPKGVVLTEGNSISQLTSLTLTLDIAILAGERMYQALPLFHVGGIFISLMCLSRGASLFLRSEFNPAETCNLIAKESLQHAALVPAMIQACSSIGDTGEKTFNTLKSIFYGASPISETVLRAAHQHFNCDFVQIYGMTETHSVISMLGARDHREIFNIVDSPLIRSAGRPILGTTIAIIDYDGNAVKQGDVGEIRVRSDLVMKEYWNNSKATKESIQDGYLLTGDIGRIDDRGYLFVVDRLKDIIVSGGENIASLEVESVLMQHPAVTDAAVIGAPHEKWGEIVLALLVVNTDVDTAEINEFTRRYLSGFKVPKCILFIDSIPRNAGGKILKRKLRDTYSTLDINNSKGKLQNLRETDEAL